The Miscanthus floridulus cultivar M001 chromosome 7, ASM1932011v1, whole genome shotgun sequence genome includes a region encoding these proteins:
- the LOC136467254 gene encoding protein phosphatase inhibitor 2-like isoform X1 has product MKAREPKKARGRVKWDEENLNDIESNKPEREKITEPKTPYHPMIDEDEGPVSPLRLSEDSVDQSAHADAIKTALAEAVSSGKIFDRNSWDMCDSEEAIKQGKAFEEYRKVHYDEYHKMKELLQKGTMNDDADEDESEVGNRKA; this is encoded by the exons ATGAAAGCTAGAGAACCCAAGAAGGCTAG GGGTCGTGTTAAATGGGATGAGGAGAACTTGAATGACATTGAGTCAAATAAACCAGAAAGAGAGAAGATCACGGAGCCTAAGACACCTTACCACCCTATGATCGATGAAGACGAAG GGCCTGTTTCACCGTTACGTCTCAGTGAAGATTCAGTGGATCAATCTGCTCATGCTGATGCCATAAAGACTGCTCTAGCTGAAGCTGTTTCAAGTGGGAAGATTTTTGACAGAAATAGTTGGGATATGTGTGACAGTGAAGAAGCCATAAAACAAGGGAAAG CTTTTGAAGAGTACCGGAAGGTTCACTACGATGAATACCATAAGATGAAGGAACTGCTTCAGAAGGGAACCATGAATGATGACGCAGATGAAGATGAGAGTGAAGTAGGCAACAGGAAGGCTTGA
- the LOC136467254 gene encoding protein phosphatase inhibitor 2-like isoform X2, which yields MCSRGRVKWDEENLNDIESNKPEREKITEPKTPYHPMIDEDEGPVSPLRLSEDSVDQSAHADAIKTALAEAVSSGKIFDRNSWDMCDSEEAIKQGKAFEEYRKVHYDEYHKMKELLQKGTMNDDADEDESEVGNRKA from the exons ATGTGTTCCAGGGGTCGTGTTAAATGGGATGAGGAGAACTTGAATGACATTGAGTCAAATAAACCAGAAAGAGAGAAGATCACGGAGCCTAAGACACCTTACCACCCTATGATCGATGAAGACGAAG GGCCTGTTTCACCGTTACGTCTCAGTGAAGATTCAGTGGATCAATCTGCTCATGCTGATGCCATAAAGACTGCTCTAGCTGAAGCTGTTTCAAGTGGGAAGATTTTTGACAGAAATAGTTGGGATATGTGTGACAGTGAAGAAGCCATAAAACAAGGGAAAG CTTTTGAAGAGTACCGGAAGGTTCACTACGATGAATACCATAAGATGAAGGAACTGCTTCAGAAGGGAACCATGAATGATGACGCAGATGAAGATGAGAGTGAAGTAGGCAACAGGAAGGCTTGA
- the LOC136467253 gene encoding transcription termination factor MTERF5, chloroplastic-like, translated as MACLEAPPRLEFRPVTCQPRGLQLPPWRLSLWRSSSSCRSCTLVSRQLPICNAQSYADYLRVPAPQSPASVRPRLLAAEREEAKAVLSLFLRQKGLRSTLAARIVNKSDGFIEHLVSKLQIAYRSRYAEGRELSTPEIRDALIPYLEALSKEHGDSLVEVVENFPDPFSMEREALSSSMPFTPTSSNKQKAIARITTATSGGALPELVRYLLDLGMDHEEIKNIVCKFPAFAYYSVDRKIKPLVELLLELGVPKSSIPGIIKKRPQLCGISMSDNLKPMMAYLENIGVNKAQWSKVITRFPALLTYSRNKVETTVSFLTELGVSKKNIGRILTRCPHLMSYSVDDNLRPTAEYFRSIGADAASLIQKSPQAFGLNVEAKLKPITEFFLAREFSIEEIGIMANRFGIIHTLSLEENLLPKYEFFLKMEYPRCELVKFPQYFGYSLDQRIKPRYARMTGCGVRLILNQMLSVSDDRFEKILEKKTGL; from the exons ATGGCCTGCTTGGAGGCACCCCCGCGCCTCGAATTCCGCCCGGTCACATGCCAGCCCCGCGGCCTGCAGCTGCCGCCATGGCGGCTCAGCCTGTGGAGGTCTTCCTCTTCATGCAG ATCTTGCACTCTTGTGTCCCGCCAGCTTCCAATTTGCAATGCACAGTCAT ATGCTGATTATTTACGGGTGCCTGCGCCTCAGAGCCCTGCATCTGTTCGGCCAAGATTGCTTGCAGCAGAAAGAGAGGAAGCAAAAGCTGTTCTGTCCCTGTTTTTGAGACAGAAAGGTTTGCGAAGCACGCTAGCTGCACGGATTGTCAACAAATCAGATGGCTTCATTGAGCACCTGGTCTCAAAGCTCCAGATTGCTTACAGATCTCGATATGCTGAAG GAAGGGAGCTGAGCACACCTGAGATCAGAGATGCTCTCATTCCCTATCTAGAAGCTCTTTCTAAAGAACATGGCGATAGTTTGGTTGAGGTGGTGGAAAATTTCCCTGATCCTTTCTCTATGGAAAGGGAAGCCTTATCTTCATCAATGCCATTTACACCCACAAGCTCAAATAAGCAAAAGGCAATTGCTCGAATAACCACGGCAACCTCTGGGGGTGCCCTCCCTGAGCTAGTCCGCTACCTACTAGACCTCGGCATGGATCATGAGGAGATCAAGAACATCGTGTGCAAGTTCCCAGCATTTGCATACTACAGTGTGGATCGCAAGATCAAGCCCCTGGTGGAGCTACTACTTGAGCTTGGGGTGCCAAAGTCCAGCATACCAGGAATCATTAAGAAGAGGCCTCAGCTGTGTGGCATCAGCATGTCAGATAATCTTAAACCGATGATGGCTTATTTGGAGAACATTGGTGTCAACAAAGCTCAGTGGAGCAAGGTGATTACCCGGTTCCCTGCACTTCTCACGTATAGTAGGAACAAGGTGGAGACGACCGTGAGTTTCCTTACTGAGCTAGGAGTTTCCAAGAAAAATATTGGCAGGATCCTGACACGATGCCCTCATCTCATGAGCTACAGCGTTGATGACAATCTCAGGCCAACCGCTGAGTACTTCCGGTCGATTGGTGCCGATGCTGCATCTCTTATTCAGAAGAGCCCACAGGCCTTCGGTCTGAATGTCGAGGCAAAGCTGAAGCCAATCACAGAATTCTTCCTGGCGAGGGAATTTAGCATCGAGGAAATTGGCATTATGGCAAACAGATTTGGAATTATTCACACACTAAGCTTGGAAGAAAACTTACTTCCGAAATATGAGTTCTTCCTGAAGATGGAATACCCAAGGTGTGAGCTCGTGAAATTTCCACAGTACTTTGGGTACAGCTTGGATCAGCGGATAAAACCACGGTATGCTCGGATGACTGGCTGTGGGGtgaggttgattttgaatcagaTGCTTTCAGTCTCAGATGACAGGTttgagaaaattttagaaaagaaGACTGGGCTTTGA
- the LOC136467255 gene encoding uncharacterized protein, translating into MARNEEKAQSMLNRFITMKQEEKRKPRERRPYLASECRDLADAERWRSEILREIGAKVAEIQNEGLGEHRLRDLNDEINKLLRERGHWERRIVELGGRDYSRSSNAPLMTDLDGNIVAVPNPSGRGPGYRYFGAARKLPGVRELFDKPPEMRKRRTRYEIHKRINAGYYGYYDDEDGVLERLEAPAEKRMREEIVSEWHRVERVRREAMKGVVSGEVAAAGGRSGEAAREVLFEGVEEEVEEERKREEEKREREKGEEAGREFVAHVPLPDEKEIERMVLERKKKELLSKYASDSLLVEQEEAKEMLNVRR; encoded by the coding sequence ATGGCTCGCAACGAGGAGAAGGCGCAGTCAATGCTGAACCGCTTCATCACGATGAAGCAGGAGGAGAAGCGCAAGCCCCGGGAGCGCCGGCCCTACCTCGCCTCCGAGTGCCGCGACCTCGCCGACGCCGAGCGCTGGCGCTCTGAGATCCTCCGCGAGATCGGCGCCAAGGTCGCCGAGATCCAGAACGAGGGCCTCGGCGAGCACCGCCTCCgcgacctcaacgacgagatcAACAAGCTCCTCCGCGAGCGCGGCCACTGGGAGCGACGCATCGTCGAGCTCGGCGGCCGCGACTACTCCCGCAGCTCCAACGCGCCGCTTATGACAGACCTCGACGGCAACATAGTCGCCGTCCCCAACCCCTCGGGCCGCGGACCGGGGTACCGCTACTTTGGTGCGGCCAGGAAGCTCCCTGGCGTACGGGAGCTCTTCGACAAGCCGCCCGAGATGCGGAAGCGCCGCACCCGCTACGAGATCCACAAGCGCATCAACGCCGGGTACTACGGATACTACGACGACGAGGACGGCGTGCTAGAGCGCCTTGAGGCCCCTGCCGAGAAGCGCATGCGGGAGGAGATCGTTTCAGAGTGGCACCGCGTGGAGCGGGTGCGGCGGGAGGCCATGAAGGGGGTGGTGAGTGGTGAGGTGGCTGCGGCTGGAGGACGCAGCGGGGAGGCTGCTAGAGAGGTGCTGTTTgagggggtggaggaggaggtcgaAGAGGAGAGGAAGCGGGAGGAAGAGAAGCGGGAGAGGGAGAAAGGCGAGGAGGCTGGGAGGGAATTTGTTGCACATGTGCCGCTACCTGATGAAAAGGAAATTGAGCGCATGGTattagagaggaagaagaaggagctgCTTAGCAAGTATGCCAGCGATTCCCTGCTGGTTGAGCAGGAGGAGGCCAAGGAGATGCTCAATGTCCGACGCTAG